In a genomic window of Nostoc sp. UHCC 0870:
- a CDS encoding glycerophosphodiester phosphodiesterase yields MRHFLGAFLLGMATITVMPTEKVLAATLTGQPPIVIGHRGASGYRPEHTLAAYQLAIEMGADYIEPDLVATKDGILVARHENEISGTTNIASLPEFADRFTTKVIDGQNISGWFTEDFTLAELKTLRAIERIPTIRPDNTAFDGLFEVPTLQEVIDLAKTQSAALGRTIGIYPETKHPTYFDSIGLSMEEILVSVLNANGYTDETAPVYIQSFEVSNLKDLNTLTNVSLVQLISSGGRPYDFTVSGDPRTYADLTTPLGLAEIATYADGIGANKNLIIPRVGGNLSSPTTLVKDAHKAGLLVHAWTFRDEDVFLPANLQGNPEEEYRLFYKTGVDGVFSDNPDTAFKVRSALVPEPSAMLGLGIMPLLGWFLRRRNND; encoded by the coding sequence ATGCGGCATTTCTTGGGAGCATTTTTGCTGGGAATGGCTACAATAACTGTTATGCCAACAGAAAAAGTCCTAGCAGCAACATTAACGGGTCAACCCCCCATTGTGATTGGACATCGAGGTGCTAGCGGTTATCGTCCTGAGCATACTTTAGCTGCATATCAACTAGCTATTGAAATGGGGGCTGACTATATTGAACCTGATTTAGTCGCCACTAAAGATGGTATTTTGGTAGCACGTCATGAAAATGAGATTTCTGGAACAACTAATATTGCTAGCCTTCCTGAATTTGCTGACCGTTTCACAACCAAAGTGATTGATGGGCAAAATATATCAGGTTGGTTTACAGAAGATTTTACTCTAGCTGAATTGAAAACTCTCCGCGCGATCGAAAGAATCCCTACTATCCGTCCAGATAACACGGCTTTTGATGGATTGTTTGAAGTTCCGACTTTGCAAGAAGTTATAGATTTAGCAAAGACACAAAGCGCAGCCTTGGGAAGGACTATTGGTATTTATCCCGAAACTAAACACCCAACTTATTTTGATTCTATTGGCTTGTCAATGGAAGAAATTTTGGTCAGTGTTTTAAATGCTAATGGCTATACTGATGAAACTGCACCAGTTTACATTCAATCTTTTGAAGTTAGCAATTTAAAAGACCTAAATACATTAACCAACGTTTCTTTAGTCCAACTCATTAGTAGTGGTGGTAGACCCTATGACTTTACAGTTAGTGGTGATCCTCGCACTTATGCTGATTTAACTACACCATTAGGTTTAGCAGAAATTGCTACTTATGCTGATGGAATTGGTGCTAACAAAAACTTGATTATTCCTAGGGTTGGGGGTAATTTATCGTCTCCTACAACTTTGGTCAAGGATGCTCATAAAGCTGGTTTGTTGGTTCACGCTTGGACATTTCGTGACGAAGATGTTTTCTTACCTGCGAACTTACAAGGTAATCCTGAAGAAGAGTACAGACTGTTTTACAAGACTGGTGTTGATGGGGTATTTAGCGATAACCCTGATACAGCATTTAAGGTTCGTTCTGCTTTAGTTCCTGAGCCTAGTGCTATGTTGGGTTTGGGTATTATGCCTTTGTTGGGATGGTTTTTGCGTCGTCGGAATAACGATTAA